ATGGGGAAAGACTGAAGATTAGGCAATTAGTGAACAAAGTatagaataaaattaagaatGTGTGTAGAGAAGATCacctcatttttaattttttaaatttcttttttattctaaaagTAACAATATATAAGCCCAAGAATGAAAAAGGGGCTCATATAGGATACTAAACATCTGTTatctataacttttaaaaatatattatacagGAGCAGAAAAAAGGGAGCTCAAAACCATTAGCCTCTAACTCCCAAAAATATTTCCCCAGTAAGTGTAGGACGCAATTGTATTATTGTCATTCTTGAGTATGTGGTAGCTTTGTGAAGTTTTCAAATGCCAGGGAATTGGTGTCCATAAAGCCAACAGCTTATCTTATGATCATGTAGTCATTTGCTTGatccaggaaaagaggaaaattgcTTCTTCCTAGCCAAGAGCATTAGTATAATTAATGCCAGTTATGTGacaagcttccattctaatgtaGGAGGTATTTTTATGAAATCTGATGTACACAACTGCTGAATAGTctccatattttattttgatgCTATTCggatttgttttctgttttcctccCTCAGGAGATAAAGTCCTAACGGTTTTTCTGCCTCAATGTCGAAAATGTGACTCGTGCTTGCATGCCAAGGGCAACTGTTGCTTGAAGGAAGAGTAAGTGTCCTCCTATCACTATTACTGTTTACATTTTTATCCAGAGCTGATGGGTCTCATTTCTCTTGTgaatctgtgtctgtctgtccccATGAACTAGTGTCCGTCATCCAGTTGGATTGATGCTTGATGGTACCAGTAGATTTACTTGTAGAGGGAGGAAACTGCACAACGCTTTTGGAACAAGTACATTCACCGAATACACTGTGATGCATGAGATTTCAGTAGTAAAACTTGATGAGGCTGCACCCCTGGAGAAAGTCTGTTTATTAGCCTGTGGATTCACCACAGGTTATGGATCTGCTATTAACAAAGCAAGGGTGAGCATGTGTTGGGCCAGGTGGGTGCATCAGTCTTGCCCTGATCAATGACAAGTCATGATTAAACCaatcaaaatgattgaataaGTAGCTCGGCCAGactgaaagtaaagaaaatatcTTCTGTTGAGATGATGCAGGTATATTGAGCACTGAAGTCTCACTAGGAATTTGTGCTCCTTGTGTGCAGGTTACCCCTGGTTCCACCTGTGTTGTCTTTGGGCTCGGAGGTGTTGGCTCTTCAGTTGTCCTGGGGTGCAAAGCAGCTGGGGCTGCCAGGATCATTGGCATTGACATCAATGAAGAGAAACTTGCCAGAGCCAAAGCTCTTGGAGTCACTGATTGTCTGAATCCTAGAAACTTCAAGAAGCCCATCCAGCAGGTGGTGGTGGAAATGACTGGATTTGGTGCTGATTTTAGCTTTGAGGCTATTGGGACCATTGATACCATGGTATGTTCTCTATGGGCACAGAGGGAAGGTGTTTTAGGGCAGCAATGAGCCACATATTAAACTAACTTAACTACcaaaaaagaactaaaagaaaaaagcagcTAAACACCCATGAGAAGTTACCTCTCCTTCAAGGTTCTATGTAATGAATATATTTAAGTCAGTGTAACCATCCATTGAACCCAGTGATATAGTGTTCAAGTACATAAAGAATAAATATAGAGAGGACCAATCCCAGACAAGCTCCTGCATTTAGAAAGGGCTGTGTCCTACATTTGGGAAATGGATTGCATTGTGTGGCTCAAAGGGAGACAGAAAAGCTATCTGTAGCCTTTTTTCTCCTCAACAAATCAGGTGTGATTTTTTCCACGTTTTTTCATgaactttctttttctatgtttgtctctttcattttctatttctctctgcttctttctatatctctgcttttctctcactctcttcctcagACCTCATTTCAAGTACAAGAAatgtaataaaagaaagaaggaaggaataccAGAGGGAtgagaatataaatagaaagacacgatgagacagagaaggaaacaggagAACAGGCAAATAgagtaggaaagagaagaaaacttaTAGAGGGAat
This DNA window, taken from Monodelphis domestica isolate mMonDom1 chromosome 6, mMonDom1.pri, whole genome shotgun sequence, encodes the following:
- the LOC100618293 gene encoding alcohol dehydrogenase S chain-like isoform X2 — translated: MEQEKCSMETTGKVITCKAAVTWTIDAPMSIEDVEVDPPKAGEIISSGICGSDNHVLEGDFKVPLPVILGHEGAGIVESIGEGVSSVKPGDKVLTVFLPQCRKCDSCLHAKGNCCLKEDVRHPVGLMLDGTSRFTCRGRKLHNAFGTSTFTEYTVMHEISVVKLDEAAPLEKVCLLACGFTTGYGSAINKARVTPGSTCVVFGLGGVGSSVVLGCKAAGAARIIGIDINEEKLARAKALGVTDCLNPRNFKKPIQQVVVEMTGFGADFSFEAIGTIDTMVAALESCNSSYGVCVIIGVAPEKSQLAFNPMQLLSGRTLKGCFLGDFKTRDHVPLLVDDYMKNKINLDPLITHRLPFLKVNEGFDLLRSGKSVRCVLSF